The following are encoded together in the Lathyrus oleraceus cultivar Zhongwan6 chromosome 3, CAAS_Psat_ZW6_1.0, whole genome shotgun sequence genome:
- the LOC127126012 gene encoding phospholipid--sterol O-acyltransferase, translating into MPNKPLLCFSVLLAFLAVAGGDSGEAAELDYSKLSGIIIPGFASTQLRAWSILDCPYSPLDFNPLDLVWLDTTKLLSAVNCWLKCMLLDPYNQTDHPDCKSRPDSGLSGITELDPGYITGPLSSIWKEWIKWCIEFGIEANAIMAVPYDWRLSPSILEERDIYFHKLKLTFETAFKLRGGPSLVFAHSLGNNVFRYFLEWLKLEIAPKHYNEWLDQHIHAYFAVGAPLLGATETIEATLSGFTFGLPVSEGTARLMFNSFSSSLWMLPFSKYCRTNNKYWKHFSGGRQVGNHTYHCDEEEFKSNFSGWPTKIINIEIPSSRGFDAYPTFSEIPGTNLSGMECGLPIQLSFSAREIADGSFFKAIEDYDPDIKRLLYQLEKSYLGDPVLNPLTPWDRPPLKNVFCIYGSNSKTKVGYYFAPSGKPYPDNWIITDVVYEYEGSLVSRSGNLVEGNPGAISGDETVPYNSLSWCKNWLGPKVNITRAPQSEHDGSDVQIDLNVEHHYGEDIVPNMTRFPRVKYITYYEDSESLPGKRTAVWELDKANHRNIVRSSVLMRELWLEMWRDIHPEARSEFVTKAKRGPLRNEDCYWDYGKARCAWPEYCEYRYVFGDVHLGQSCRLKYTSADLLLHYL; encoded by the exons ATGCCGAACAAACCGCTTCTCTGCTTCTCCGTTCTCCTCGCGTTTCTCGCCGTTGCCGGAGGTGACTCCGGCGAAGCCGCCGAACTCGACTACTCCAAGCTTTCCGGTATTATAATCCCAGGCTTCGCGTCTACTCAGCTTCGAGCATGGTCTATTCTGGATTGTCCTTACTCTCCGCTCGATTTCAATCCTCTCGATTTGGTTTGGCTCGACACTACGAAA CTTCTTTCAGCTGTGAATTGCTGGCTTAAGTGCATGTTGCTGGATCCTTACAACCAGACAGATCATCCTGATTGTAAGTCACGTCCTGATAGTGGTCTTTCGGGAATTACTGAACTCGATCCAGGTTATATAACAG GACCTCTTTCTTCTATATGGAAAGAATGGATTAAGTGGTGTATTGAATTTGGCATAGAAGCTAATGCAATAATGGCTGTTCCTTACGATTGGAGACTTTCACCCTCCATACTTGAAGAACGAGATATTTACTTTCATAAGCTTAA ATTGACATTTGAGACCGCTTTCAAACTTCGAGGGGGCCCATCTTTAGTTTTTGCCCATTCATTGGGTAATAATGTTTTTCGTTATTTCTTAGAGTGGTTGAAGCTAGAAATTGCCCCAAAACATTATAACGAATGGCTGGATCAACATATTCATGCCTATTTTGCTGTTG GAGCTCCCCTTCTGGGTGCAACTGAAACCATTGAAGCAACACTTTCTGGATTCACATTTGGTCTTCCAGTATCTGAG GGAACAGCTCGGTTGATGTTCAACTCCTTTTCTTCGTCATTGTGGATGTTGCCTTTTTCCAAGTACTGTAGAACAAATAATAAGTATTGGAAGCATTTTTCTGGAGGACGGCAGGTAGGTAACCATACATATCATTGTGATGAGGAGGAGTTTAAGTCAAACTTTTCTGGATGGCCAACAAAGATAATCAACATTGAAATTCCTTCTAGCCGTG GATTTGATGCATATCCCACGTTTTCAGAAATACCTGGGACCAACTTGTCCGGAATGGAATGTGGACTGCCTATTCAATTATCTTTCTCAGCTCGTGAAATAGCGGATGGCTCCTTTTTCAAGGCAATTGAAGATTATGACCCAGACATCAAGAGGCTCTTGTACCAGTTAGAGAA ATCATACCTTGGTGATCCTGTTCTTAATCCACTTACACCTTGGGACCGGCCACCGTTAAAAAATGTCTTCTGTATATATGGCAGTAATTCAAAGACAAAG GTTGGTTACTACTTTGCCCCTAGCGGTAAGCCGTACCCAGATAACTGGATCATTACAGATGTCGTTTATGAGTATGAAGGATCTCTAGTCTCAAG GTCAGGGAATCTGGTTGAAGGGAACCCTGGAGCTATAAGTGGTGATGAGACG GTTCCATACAACTCCCTTTCCTGGTGCAAAAACTGGCTGGGTCCCAAGGTGAACATCACAAGAGCTCCTCAG TCAGAGCACGATGGCTCAGATGTACAGATTGATTTGAATGTGGAACATCACTATGGTGAAGATATTGTTCCAAACATGACTAGATTTCCTAGGGTTAAGTACATAACATATTATGAAGATTCTGAAAGTCTTCCGGGAAAGAGGACAGCAGTTTGGGAACTTGATAAAG CAAATCACAGGAACATTGTTAGATCATCAGTGTTAATGAGGGAATTATGGCTTGAGATGTGGCGTGATATCCATCCTGAGGCAAGATCAGAGTTTGTCACAAAAG CTAAGCGTGGACCTCTAAGAAATGAGGACTGCTATTGGGATTATGGGAAAGCTCGCTGTGCATGGCCAGAGTATTGTGAATACAG ATATGTTTTTGGTGATGTTCACTTGGGACAAAGCTGCAGGTTGAAATATACTTCAGCTGATTTGTTGTTGCACTATTTGTAA